A single Paenibacillus kribbensis DNA region contains:
- a CDS encoding 3-hydroxyacyl-ACP dehydratase FabZ family protein, which produces MNVDDIRILDVLPHRYPFIMIDKVTGFEHSKWARGYKNVTWNDWFISEANPFMPHMMVVEALAQLGGFATMDETGISYLSSLNQVEMHERAQPGDRLDLYFEVTKRKRGFLIGKGLATVGDRIIVKAEEIVSFTPKQV; this is translated from the coding sequence GTGAACGTTGATGACATACGTATTCTTGATGTGCTTCCTCACCGCTATCCGTTCATTATGATCGATAAGGTAACGGGTTTTGAGCATTCAAAATGGGCCAGAGGATACAAGAATGTAACCTGGAACGATTGGTTTATTTCCGAAGCGAATCCGTTTATGCCCCATATGATGGTCGTTGAAGCATTGGCTCAGTTAGGCGGCTTTGCGACTATGGACGAAACGGGCATCTCCTATTTGAGTTCATTGAATCAGGTCGAGATGCATGAACGGGCTCAGCCTGGAGATCGGCTGGATCTTTATTTTGAAGTAACGAAGAGGAAAAGAGGTTTTCTCATCGGCAAAGGTTTGGCTACTGTAGGAGATCGGATTATTGTCAAGGCGGAAGAAATCGTATCGTTTACTCCGAAACAAGTATAA
- the fabF gene encoding beta-ketoacyl-ACP synthase II, whose amino-acid sequence MRRRVVVTGQGVVTPVGHNLTDFWNSLLEGKSGIGPVTVFDTTNIPTKIGAQVMGFDPLQYMSKKEAQKVAQFTQFALAAARQAVEQSKLVIDERNARRVGVIVGSGAGGLDVVEENYRKLTELGPKRVSPYFVSSMMINSAPGEISIAIGAKGPSFAVVTACATGSNAIGEALRTIQYGTADVVVAGGAEANFSQLDLASFANIHALSRRNEEPQKASRPFDVDRDGFVIGGGAGVLVLEELGHALNRGATILAEVVGYGCTTDAYHITAPDPSGSGPAEAINIALQDGGLTPQDIDYVNAHGTSTPFNDRMEINAIQRVFGEHAPRLAISSIKSMTGHLMGGAGAVELIATVQSLIHNKVPPTLNCDNPEAPELNFVPHVYQEREVRAAISNSFGFGGHNVCLAVRKWQEE is encoded by the coding sequence GTGAGAAGACGTGTTGTAGTAACAGGACAGGGAGTCGTAACGCCGGTCGGGCATAATCTTACCGATTTTTGGAATTCACTGTTGGAAGGAAAGAGTGGAATTGGACCTGTCACTGTATTTGATACAACCAATATACCGACAAAAATTGGCGCACAGGTTATGGGTTTTGATCCGTTGCAGTATATGAGCAAGAAGGAAGCGCAAAAAGTCGCACAGTTCACTCAATTTGCCTTGGCGGCTGCCCGGCAGGCAGTCGAGCAATCCAAATTAGTGATTGATGAGCGGAATGCAAGACGTGTGGGGGTAATTGTCGGATCTGGAGCAGGCGGCCTCGACGTAGTAGAGGAGAACTACAGGAAGCTAACCGAGCTTGGTCCCAAAAGGGTTTCTCCATATTTTGTTTCCTCCATGATGATTAATTCTGCGCCGGGCGAAATCTCCATTGCGATCGGAGCCAAGGGACCTTCGTTTGCTGTGGTCACAGCTTGTGCTACCGGAAGTAATGCCATCGGTGAAGCATTGCGCACGATCCAGTATGGCACGGCTGATGTGGTGGTCGCCGGAGGGGCAGAAGCGAATTTTAGTCAGCTCGATTTGGCCTCCTTTGCGAATATTCATGCGCTCTCCAGACGAAATGAAGAGCCGCAGAAGGCCAGCCGCCCGTTCGATGTGGACCGCGATGGATTCGTCATCGGCGGAGGAGCAGGAGTCTTGGTGCTGGAGGAACTGGGACATGCATTGAACCGGGGAGCTACCATTTTGGCCGAAGTTGTGGGTTACGGCTGCACAACCGATGCCTATCATATCACAGCTCCTGATCCCTCGGGCTCCGGTCCGGCAGAAGCGATTAACATCGCCCTGCAGGATGGTGGCTTGACACCACAGGACATCGACTATGTGAATGCTCATGGTACGAGTACGCCATTCAACGACCGTATGGAGATCAATGCGATTCAGCGCGTATTCGGAGAGCATGCCCCCCGTCTGGCGATATCATCTATCAAATCGATGACAGGCCATTTAATGGGCGGTGCAGGGGCAGTTGAATTAATCGCGACTGTACAGAGTTTGATCCACAACAAGGTACCACCGACACTCAATTGCGACAATCCTGAAGCCCCTGAGCTGAATTTTGTGCCGCACGTATACCAGGAACGCGAAGTCCGTGCAGCGATTAGTAATTCGTTCGGCTTCGGCGGTCATAACGTTTGTCTGGCTGTACGCAAATGGCAGGAGGAATAA
- a CDS encoding thiamine pyrophosphate-binding protein, whose product MTVSLSPWDAIIGYLKSAGVRHLFGLPSDDLQIISSLPSSGMDFILCKDQRNAVFMAAGYALTTNQMSVCVVGKGPALSNTLTGLLEAKNLGAPLLLLALGTGGDKLGTRSFQEADQISLVKPLVKWAYRVEHVDRLVWAMERAAFLAINGAPGPVYIELPENLMDQSVPIGFQPAPPERLSCSPSLRELDAAWGIIETARKPLILVGGGMKSGNSDVIERFANQHGAALFATASGRSAVDEEHELFCGVAGLYTDISLRRIWEESDVVITLGSRLEETATFEWDILLQDTPLIQVNVELEDFAHEYKGVKVLGDGYAAVEQWHDRLGQKPDGEWLEMIKSCKEKAFSQRAVYLEKLKKTPGIHVPELLEMIQTELPENLVLLQENGLQDMWSYFYPYFRFAAGSLSIVPSDQTSLGFGAAAALGASVATECPVVALVGDGAFNLFSPDFITAVQYRIPVIYLVLNNGGYGWLQNQMNYKHLSGQSFPFVSETAKTGMQIPQYEFVESLVIRSKEEARGQLQLAWEKYQENKLVVVEVYADLADVHEKISHVYGDFPLYEQQASKN is encoded by the coding sequence ATGACTGTAAGCTTATCCCCCTGGGATGCCATCATTGGCTACTTAAAATCGGCTGGGGTCCGGCATCTCTTTGGATTACCAAGTGATGATCTCCAAATCATATCGTCACTCCCCTCGTCTGGTATGGATTTTATTCTATGCAAAGACCAGCGCAATGCTGTGTTTATGGCAGCAGGCTATGCGCTCACAACTAACCAGATGTCCGTCTGTGTTGTGGGTAAAGGGCCAGCACTCAGCAATACACTCACGGGGCTGTTGGAAGCGAAGAACCTTGGTGCTCCGCTTCTACTTTTGGCACTTGGCACCGGAGGAGACAAGCTGGGAACCCGTTCCTTTCAGGAAGCGGACCAAATCTCACTCGTAAAGCCGCTCGTAAAATGGGCTTATCGTGTTGAGCATGTGGATCGGCTGGTATGGGCGATGGAGCGGGCGGCTTTTTTGGCCATCAATGGAGCCCCAGGTCCGGTCTACATTGAACTGCCCGAAAACCTGATGGATCAGTCTGTGCCGATTGGATTTCAGCCAGCCCCGCCCGAAAGACTTTCATGCTCTCCGTCTCTACGGGAGCTGGATGCAGCATGGGGAATCATAGAGACGGCCCGCAAGCCTCTTATTCTAGTTGGAGGCGGAATGAAGTCAGGGAACAGCGATGTAATAGAGCGGTTCGCTAATCAGCATGGAGCGGCCTTGTTCGCAACCGCCTCGGGACGGAGCGCAGTTGATGAAGAGCATGAACTTTTCTGTGGTGTTGCCGGGCTCTACACGGATATCAGCTTGAGACGAATCTGGGAGGAATCCGATGTCGTGATCACGCTGGGCAGCCGTCTGGAAGAAACAGCTACGTTCGAGTGGGATATTTTGCTGCAGGATACACCTTTAATTCAGGTCAATGTCGAGCTGGAGGATTTTGCACATGAATACAAGGGTGTCAAGGTGCTGGGAGATGGATATGCCGCAGTGGAGCAATGGCATGATCGGCTAGGGCAGAAGCCTGATGGAGAATGGCTTGAAATGATCAAGAGCTGTAAAGAGAAGGCTTTTTCTCAACGGGCCGTTTATCTGGAAAAGTTGAAAAAGACTCCTGGAATTCACGTGCCGGAGCTGTTGGAAATGATTCAGACAGAGCTGCCTGAGAATCTGGTGCTTCTTCAAGAGAATGGATTGCAGGATATGTGGTCCTACTTTTATCCGTATTTTCGTTTTGCCGCAGGTTCTCTTTCGATTGTTCCCAGTGATCAAACGAGCCTTGGATTCGGTGCGGCCGCTGCTTTGGGAGCAAGTGTGGCAACTGAATGTCCAGTAGTAGCACTTGTCGGTGATGGTGCGTTCAATCTCTTTTCCCCGGATTTTATTACGGCGGTACAGTACCGGATACCGGTAATCTATCTCGTGCTGAATAATGGCGGCTACGGCTGGTTGCAAAATCAAATGAATTACAAGCACCTCTCAGGGCAGTCCTTCCCATTTGTCTCTGAGACCGCCAAGACAGGAATGCAAATTCCACAGTATGAGTTCGTCGAAAGCCTTGTGATCCGGAGCAAGGAGGAGGCCCGGGGACAGCTTCAGCTTGCTTGGGAAAAGTATCAGGAGAACAAGCTTGTGGTCGTCGAGGTATATGCTGACCTTGCAGATGTGCATGAGAAAATCAGTCATGTATATGGCGACTTTCCTCTTTACGAGCAACAGGCTTCCAAGAATTAA
- a CDS encoding aldehyde dehydrogenase family protein, whose translation MSMNSELAKNTLFLERHESILKCLNYLIENRQEVMDILTQFSSYRAANAEMDSTISTLHGALQEVQTYQPDWQRSMAVFMPSNVILYSYALYLLIPSLYVENIDFRPSSHVNEYVSLLHEKLQAVHGLPIYIRKVSQKVFMENSVMPADVVVFTGSYTNAEKIKKQIRKEQLYIFYGQGINPFIIGPDADLELAVTDVIRMRLYNSGQDCLGPDIILVHQDVRESFKDLLIKRLDQLVFGGNNDPNANYSPIFYKDTLYSVSEYFNTNDKFIIYGGGIDFRTKKMEPTVVYSELDEDLEIIEYFSPVFNVVIYRDDEQLTKRISSSYFSERAMGCSLYGSEHLADVLRKKHTLTINQTLEDVDQGNKPFGGYGTMSNYIYHDYKLVSKPILISEIVAEYLSEKRSLV comes from the coding sequence ATGAGTATGAATTCGGAACTGGCAAAAAACACGTTATTTTTGGAAAGGCATGAATCTATTCTGAAATGCCTCAATTATTTGATTGAAAATCGGCAGGAAGTGATGGATATTCTCACGCAATTTTCATCCTATCGGGCCGCCAATGCAGAAATGGATTCCACGATCTCCACACTTCACGGCGCTTTGCAAGAAGTGCAAACCTATCAGCCAGACTGGCAACGATCTATGGCTGTATTCATGCCTTCTAACGTCATTTTATACTCCTATGCATTATACCTTTTGATTCCGTCCCTCTACGTTGAGAATATAGACTTTCGCCCTTCCTCTCATGTAAACGAGTATGTTAGCTTACTGCATGAAAAGCTCCAGGCTGTACACGGATTACCCATCTATATTCGTAAAGTCAGCCAGAAGGTGTTCATGGAAAATTCCGTGATGCCCGCTGATGTTGTAGTGTTTACGGGGAGCTATACCAACGCGGAGAAGATTAAAAAACAAATCCGTAAAGAGCAGCTCTACATTTTCTACGGACAAGGAATCAATCCTTTCATCATCGGACCCGATGCCGATCTGGAATTAGCGGTTACGGACGTAATTCGAATGAGATTGTACAACTCTGGACAGGATTGCCTGGGACCTGACATCATTCTGGTGCATCAGGATGTGAGGGAGAGCTTTAAAGATTTGCTGATTAAGCGGCTTGACCAACTCGTGTTTGGAGGAAACAATGATCCGAACGCAAACTATTCGCCTATTTTTTATAAAGATACGCTGTATTCGGTATCTGAATATTTTAATACAAACGATAAGTTTATTATTTACGGTGGCGGCATTGATTTCCGTACGAAAAAGATGGAGCCAACGGTTGTATATAGCGAATTGGATGAGGATTTGGAAATTATCGAGTATTTTTCACCAGTCTTCAACGTGGTTATCTATCGTGACGACGAGCAGCTGACCAAGCGTATTTCCTCCAGTTATTTTAGCGAACGTGCAATGGGCTGCAGTCTGTACGGGTCTGAGCACTTGGCGGACGTTCTTCGAAAGAAACACACATTGACCATTAATCAGACACTTGAGGATGTGGATCAGGGAAATAAACCCTTTGGTGGCTATGGCACGATGTCGAACTATATTTATCACGATTACAAGCTTGTTTCGAAGCCGATTTTGATTTCTGAAATCGTCGCAGAATACTTGTCGGAAAAGAGGAGTCTGGTATGA
- a CDS encoding class I adenylate-forming enzyme family protein: MLVTHTDCRIISPEGIMTKERLERDVAIFSRMLALRGIPEDGRVILKAANSYWFVVSLFSLCNIAVSVTVVDEQTVLDEIAQIYDEAGACCILTDCDPGLSHASVILIQDLIQEKAVHPHWVGEPEIHGIDFNKWCERSDALILYSSGTTGKPKGIVKAGSAFMDNIRHSIHAMNYLPSDHMLPVVPFSHFYGISLIFSWWLTSCSLIICNHKNLWSVIASITKDRATVVDANPSAFYTLLRMLNRKPEQLEMVKESPVRMWCVGGSPLTQDLEEKFNNIFGQPLLNGYGLSELGNVTLGTLECPKGCGKPLPGVNLKILDTAGNQQADGNVGEVWIHSAGCMEGYLNRPDLTKSVLQDGWFKTGDLGYLDDEMLYVIGRNGKTVNRMGYMVSPVYIEDRMGSLGYRSCVITLEDEAKGTLLIAFIEGESPQSLSILRKEMNRVLPSYMFPDLLLPLAHFPLNRNGKVDRLEMERVALQKAATRKG, encoded by the coding sequence GTGCTTGTTACGCATACGGATTGCCGTATCATATCACCTGAAGGAATTATGACCAAGGAGCGCCTGGAGCGGGATGTTGCGATCTTCTCCCGAATGCTGGCTCTCAGAGGAATTCCGGAAGATGGCAGAGTGATACTGAAAGCGGCCAATTCCTACTGGTTTGTTGTGTCTCTGTTCTCCTTGTGCAACATTGCTGTTTCGGTGACTGTAGTGGACGAGCAGACTGTACTTGATGAAATAGCTCAAATTTACGACGAAGCAGGTGCCTGCTGCATCCTGACCGATTGCGATCCAGGACTTTCTCATGCATCTGTTATTCTGATTCAGGATCTAATCCAAGAAAAAGCAGTACACCCACATTGGGTTGGAGAACCGGAGATCCATGGCATCGACTTTAACAAGTGGTGCGAGAGATCGGATGCCCTCATTTTGTATTCTTCAGGTACGACGGGAAAACCCAAGGGAATCGTGAAAGCTGGATCAGCCTTCATGGACAATATCCGGCATTCCATACACGCCATGAACTACCTGCCGTCTGACCATATGCTCCCTGTTGTACCGTTTTCTCACTTCTATGGTATTTCACTTATTTTCTCCTGGTGGTTAACCTCATGTTCTCTCATCATCTGTAATCATAAAAACCTCTGGAGCGTCATTGCAAGTATTACGAAAGACCGGGCGACGGTCGTAGACGCTAACCCCTCTGCTTTTTACACCTTGTTGCGTATGCTAAACCGAAAACCCGAACAACTGGAAATGGTCAAGGAATCTCCAGTGCGCATGTGGTGCGTAGGCGGTTCCCCACTTACCCAAGACCTCGAAGAGAAATTTAACAACATATTTGGACAACCCCTGCTGAATGGTTACGGCCTTTCTGAATTAGGCAACGTTACACTAGGGACGCTGGAATGTCCGAAGGGTTGCGGCAAACCGTTGCCTGGTGTGAACCTGAAAATACTGGATACTGCTGGCAACCAGCAGGCGGACGGCAATGTAGGCGAAGTGTGGATACACAGTGCCGGATGCATGGAAGGTTACCTGAATCGTCCAGACCTGACGAAGTCTGTTCTACAAGACGGCTGGTTCAAGACGGGCGATCTGGGCTATCTGGATGACGAAATGCTGTATGTCATTGGCCGCAACGGTAAGACGGTCAACCGGATGGGCTATATGGTATCTCCAGTCTATATCGAGGACCGGATGGGTTCGCTAGGTTACCGATCCTGCGTGATCACCTTGGAAGACGAGGCTAAAGGAACGCTGCTTATTGCATTCATCGAAGGCGAATCCCCACAGTCCTTGTCTATACTCCGCAAAGAGATGAATCGGGTACTTCCTTCATACATGTTTCCCGATCTTTTGCTTCCGCTCGCCCATTTTCCTTTAAATCGCAATGGAAAAGTAGATCGGCTGGAGATGGAGCGCGTTGCCCTGCAGAAAGCTGCTACTCGCAAAGGGTAA
- the fabI gene encoding enoyl-ACP reductase FabI, with protein MAVLLSGKNILIMGVANNRSIAWGAAQSLAAEGAKLIFTYENERVADRVLKLVETIPGSMVCPCNVQSDEELDALADFLKEKVGVLHGYFHSVAYAKAEDLDGLFVDTSREGFSIAQDISAYSLAAVSRRIYPLMTEGGSIVTMTYIGAERAIQNYNVMGVAKASLEASMRYLSNDLGTYGIRVNAISAGPIRTLAAYGIKDFSTMLKHIEEITPLRKTVDTSEVGDTALFLFSHLSRGITGEVIHVDAGYHITGM; from the coding sequence GTGGCAGTACTGCTGAGCGGTAAGAACATTTTGATTATGGGCGTGGCTAATAACAGGAGTATTGCCTGGGGGGCAGCCCAATCTTTAGCGGCTGAAGGGGCAAAGCTCATTTTCACCTACGAAAATGAGAGAGTTGCAGATCGGGTGCTAAAGCTCGTTGAAACGATTCCGGGGTCCATGGTCTGTCCCTGCAATGTACAGAGCGATGAAGAGCTTGATGCTCTGGCGGATTTTCTAAAGGAGAAGGTTGGCGTCCTGCATGGTTATTTTCATAGTGTTGCCTATGCTAAGGCTGAGGACTTGGATGGCCTGTTCGTCGACACCTCTCGTGAGGGATTCTCCATTGCCCAGGATATCAGCGCCTACTCTCTGGCTGCGGTTTCCAGGCGGATTTACCCGCTGATGACGGAGGGTGGGAGTATTGTCACCATGACGTATATTGGCGCAGAACGAGCGATCCAAAATTACAATGTTATGGGTGTGGCAAAGGCTTCACTGGAAGCCAGCATGCGCTATTTGTCGAACGATTTGGGGACTTACGGCATTCGTGTAAATGCGATTTCGGCTGGCCCCATACGGACCTTGGCCGCCTATGGTATTAAGGATTTTAGCACGATGCTCAAGCATATTGAAGAGATTACGCCTTTACGCAAGACGGTCGATACGTCTGAAGTCGGAGATACCGCGTTGTTCTTATTTTCCCATTTATCAAGAGGCATTACGGGTGAAGTTATTCATGTGGATGCCGGTTACCATATTACGGGGATGTAA
- a CDS encoding TrkH family potassium uptake protein — protein sequence MKRSVKLARFASPPFILVIGYLLIIALGTLLLMLPISNHSGHAPHWIDSLFTSVSAACVTGLVVVDVNSTYTMFGETVIMVLMQLGGLGFMTLATLFALLLGRRLSLKDRLLLKEAINADSMEGIVRIIRKVLIFSFTIEAIAAIVMALRWMREMPVGQAIYYGIFHSVSLFNNGGFDLFGSSFQQYAGDFVFNMIASVLVISGGLGFLVLSDLFDFRRTRRLSLHSKMVLSVSGALIVIGALVIFIFEFTNARTLGSLNWEGKLYASVFQSVSTRSSGTSTVDISGLRQASQFFIMLLMIIGASPGSTGGGIKTTTFLLMIGALLAVMRGQKEIVFFRHRVPNDIMMRALTIIILALFIFSIVVMLLLMTEDAPFLSLAFEAASAIGTVGLSVGVTPGLSDAGKLIICVTMFIGRIGPLTIAYALRPRSTKTLYRRPEGHIVIG from the coding sequence ATGAAACGCAGCGTCAAGCTTGCCCGGTTTGCATCGCCTCCTTTTATATTGGTCATCGGATATTTGCTGATTATTGCATTAGGCACTTTGCTGCTGATGCTTCCTATTTCCAATCATAGTGGACATGCTCCGCATTGGATTGATTCGTTGTTTACGTCTGTTTCGGCTGCTTGTGTTACCGGATTGGTCGTGGTGGACGTGAATTCAACCTATACGATGTTTGGAGAAACCGTCATTATGGTGCTGATGCAGTTGGGCGGGTTGGGTTTTATGACCTTGGCGACCTTGTTTGCATTGTTGCTGGGGCGACGATTGTCGCTGAAGGACCGACTGCTGCTGAAGGAAGCGATTAATGCCGACAGCATGGAAGGAATTGTGCGCATTATTCGCAAGGTGCTGATCTTCTCTTTTACCATTGAGGCGATAGCTGCCATAGTCATGGCTTTGCGGTGGATGAGGGAGATGCCTGTCGGACAAGCGATATACTACGGAATATTCCACTCGGTATCTCTTTTTAATAACGGGGGCTTTGATTTGTTTGGGAGCAGCTTCCAACAGTATGCTGGAGATTTTGTATTCAATATGATTGCATCTGTGCTTGTCATTTCAGGGGGATTGGGTTTCCTTGTACTGAGTGATCTGTTCGATTTTCGCCGCACCCGGAGACTGAGTCTTCATTCCAAAATGGTGCTAAGTGTGTCGGGTGCGCTTATTGTGATCGGAGCACTTGTTATATTCATTTTTGAGTTTACCAATGCTCGTACCCTGGGCTCGTTGAATTGGGAGGGGAAATTGTACGCTTCTGTTTTTCAATCCGTATCTACACGATCCTCGGGAACAAGCACAGTAGATATCAGTGGCTTGAGGCAGGCCAGTCAGTTCTTTATCATGCTGCTGATGATTATCGGAGCTTCGCCGGGCTCTACCGGGGGCGGAATCAAAACAACCACATTCCTGCTGATGATTGGTGCATTGTTGGCCGTCATGCGAGGTCAGAAGGAAATTGTGTTCTTCCGCCATAGGGTTCCCAACGATATCATGATGCGGGCGCTGACCATTATTATACTGGCGCTTTTTATATTCTCGATTGTCGTTATGCTGCTCTTAATGACAGAGGATGCACCTTTTCTCTCCCTCGCATTTGAGGCGGCTTCCGCCATCGGAACGGTAGGGTTGTCCGTAGGAGTGACGCCGGGATTGTCTGACGCAGGCAAGCTGATCATTTGTGTGACCATGTTCATTGGTCGAATTGGTCCTCTTACGATTGCTTATGCTCTTCGTCCACGTTCGACCAAGACGCTGTACCGTCGTCCCGAAGGGCATATCGTAATTGGATAG
- the lysS gene encoding lysine--tRNA ligase has protein sequence MSDETTNQESQENREELSELLQIRRAKLDELRSLGIDPFGRKYIRTAEAGVLLSKYDSLTKEELEEKNLEVSIAGRIMAKRVMGKASFAHIQDLSGRIQIYVRQDSVPEEQYKAFSILDLGDIVGIKGVLFKTKTGETTIKALDIVVLSKSLYPLPEKYHGLKDVELRYRQRYVDLVMNPEVQKTFITRSRIIQSMRRYLDSLGYLEVETPTLHSIAGGAAAKPFITHHNALDMQLYMRIAIELHLKRLIVGGMEKVYEIGRVYRNEGVSTRHNPEFTMIELYEAYADYKDIMQLTENMVAHIAQEVLGTQRIQYQGHEVDLTPQWRRVSMVDAVKEVTGVDFGAHLSNEEAHRLAKEHNVKVEPHMTFGHILNAFFEEFVEETLIQPTFITGHPVEISPLAKRNEQDPRFTDRFELFVVAREHANAFTELNDPIDQRQRFEAQLLEREHGNDEAHEMDDDFIRALEYGMPPTGGLGIGIDRLVMLLTDAPSIRDVLLFPHMRNVQ, from the coding sequence ATGTCGGATGAAACTACAAATCAGGAATCACAGGAAAATCGCGAGGAATTAAGTGAATTGTTGCAAATTCGCCGCGCCAAATTGGACGAGCTTCGCTCATTGGGCATTGATCCCTTTGGACGTAAATACATACGCACGGCTGAAGCGGGCGTACTGCTAAGCAAGTATGACAGTCTGACCAAGGAAGAGCTGGAAGAAAAGAATCTTGAAGTTAGCATTGCAGGCCGTATCATGGCTAAACGGGTGATGGGTAAGGCCAGCTTTGCTCATATACAGGATCTTAGCGGACGTATTCAAATTTATGTTCGTCAGGACAGTGTACCGGAAGAGCAGTATAAAGCATTCAGTATTTTGGATCTGGGCGATATTGTCGGCATTAAGGGTGTGCTGTTCAAAACCAAAACGGGAGAAACTACGATTAAGGCGCTGGATATTGTGGTCTTGTCCAAGTCCCTGTATCCATTACCGGAAAAATATCATGGTCTGAAGGATGTTGAGCTGCGCTACCGTCAGCGTTATGTTGATCTGGTTATGAACCCGGAAGTGCAAAAAACATTTATTACGCGGTCTCGCATTATTCAATCCATGCGCCGTTATTTGGACTCGCTCGGTTATTTGGAAGTTGAGACTCCCACGTTGCATTCCATTGCTGGCGGGGCAGCGGCGAAGCCGTTTATTACGCACCATAATGCATTGGACATGCAGCTTTATATGCGTATTGCCATTGAGCTTCATCTGAAACGACTGATTGTCGGCGGAATGGAGAAAGTATATGAGATCGGACGCGTATACCGTAATGAAGGTGTTTCCACACGCCACAACCCCGAGTTTACAATGATTGAGCTGTATGAAGCGTATGCCGACTACAAGGATATCATGCAGTTAACGGAAAACATGGTCGCTCATATTGCGCAGGAAGTGCTTGGCACACAACGCATTCAGTATCAAGGTCATGAAGTGGATTTGACACCGCAATGGCGCAGAGTGTCGATGGTGGATGCTGTTAAAGAAGTAACAGGCGTGGATTTTGGAGCACATCTGAGTAATGAAGAAGCTCATCGCCTTGCGAAGGAGCATAATGTAAAGGTAGAGCCGCATATGACCTTTGGCCATATCCTGAACGCTTTCTTTGAAGAATTCGTAGAAGAAACGCTCATTCAGCCGACCTTTATTACAGGTCATCCGGTTGAAATCTCGCCGCTGGCGAAGAGAAATGAGCAAGATCCGCGCTTTACGGATCGTTTTGAGCTGTTCGTGGTAGCTCGTGAGCATGCAAATGCATTCACCGAGCTGAATGACCCGATTGACCAACGCCAGCGTTTTGAAGCACAATTGCTGGAACGTGAGCATGGCAATGATGAGGCTCATGAAATGGATGATGATTTTATCCGTGCATTGGAATATGGTATGCCGCCGACAGGCGGGCTGGGTATCGGCATTGACCGTTTGGTTATGTTGCTGACAGATGCGCCGTCCATTCGCGACGTGCTGCTTTTCCCGCATATGCGTAACGTACAGTAG
- the greA gene encoding transcription elongation factor GreA has translation MSDKEVILTQEGLRKLEDELENLKSVKRREVAERIKVAIGYGDISENSEYEDAKNEQAFIEGRIITLEKMLRNARIINSDEIDTDVVGVGATVTVEDLEFGDITEYAIVGSAESDPLQNKISNESPVGKAILGKKKGTVVDVTVPAGVIQYKIVDIKK, from the coding sequence ATGAGCGATAAAGAAGTCATTCTGACACAGGAAGGCCTTAGAAAGCTCGAAGATGAGCTTGAGAACTTAAAGTCTGTCAAACGCCGCGAAGTGGCGGAACGGATTAAGGTAGCCATCGGATACGGGGATATCAGTGAGAACTCCGAGTATGAGGATGCAAAGAACGAGCAGGCTTTTATTGAAGGCCGTATCATTACACTGGAAAAAATGCTACGCAATGCCCGCATTATCAATAGTGATGAAATTGACACCGATGTTGTGGGAGTAGGCGCAACTGTAACCGTTGAAGATTTGGAATTTGGAGATATAACAGAATATGCGATCGTCGGTTCCGCTGAATCGGACCCGCTTCAGAACAAAATTTCCAATGAAAGTCCGGTTGGCAAGGCAATTCTTGGCAAGAAAAAAGGAACTGTTGTGGATGTAACCGTTCCAGCAGGTGTTATTCAATATAAAATTGTGGATATCAAGAAATAA